DNA sequence from the Athene noctua unplaced genomic scaffold, bAthNoc1.hap1.1 HAP1_HAP1_scaffold_36, whole genome shotgun sequence genome:
caggcactgaccatgataagcccaacttccctgaggtaggagtgtgagcaggagagcttgaggatctgggggatttcacagaagaactggtccagggtgttgccctggcagagaggcagtgaaaatgtgttggccgtgtgcaggagagaatagagacacccagtgccccaggcagctgctgccatgtggacacaagctctgctgcccaggagggtcccgtagtgcaggggtttgcagatggcaacgtagcggtcgtaggacatgatggtgaggagagaaaactctgctgtagcaaagaaaaagaaaaaaaaggtctgtgcagcacaccccaagtaggagatgtgcctgttgtgccagagggagttggccatggctttggggagagtggtggagatggagcccaggtcgaggagggagaggttgaggaggaagaagtacatgggggtgtgcaggcggtggtcacaggcgatggcggtgatgatgaggccgttgcccaggagggcagccagggagatgcccaggaagagccagaagtgcaggagctgcagctcccgtctgtctgcgaatgccaggaggaggaactcggtgatggagctgccgttggacatttgctccctcacggcatgagggcctgttcacagaggaaaagcatcaatcagtcgggacagatttctcatttctctccatccagttcctcacggggctgctggagaacacagagctgcccggggagagctgtgcccttctggaggacaggctgcagcccagcaggaccccactgggaaagagtccagtgccccaaagatggggtgtcctgaggggggaactggctcctttgtgtcccccggagcctgcagatggcgagggcactcggacgtttcactcccagggaaacatctgcatggcagtgcccacaggtcttgctcccagctgaacccccgcccatccccgaacgtccggtgatcccaacgcggggagcagaggcccacggggaaatgtggggaaatgccccagtgctgctgggaggaggcagcacagggacagcgggtggggctctgctggctgggagaggagaccagggggctcctctggagtgggtgtctgcactgcaggggatggcagggggtgcctgaattcctgcccccaaggtgtttccagcagcagctccctctgactccctgcccatgtctctggtgcctggagctgtcccagccaggagctgcttctctgtccccacgtctcctccctgtcagtgctcacagcccccatcccacccgctgggtgctcagctctgccctgcagacccctcctggcagcagggccctgcccaggggcagctctgcctctgcaggggctcaggagacaattaaagatgtgctaatgaaacagctgccttatcactttctctagaaaggaggaataaaatgccacctccccctgcccacccagcaaaacaagagttcacttaccatgttacctgctgggaagatttctcctgcagtgagctctcagcaccctgccagtgccgtctgcctctgccctctctgtgcccggctcctctgccctcggtgcctgcaggcagtgccctcagccctgctgcgctttgcagaggagctgctcctgggcagagctggctctctgcagcgctgaccacttgccctcagctccctccagcccagcagcccggcccagcatcacagcagaatgcaagcccaaggcattttaatgactccttgaggagggttggtctgagtccatggacctcagacagtgattggatgatgaaggtgccagtcaggaagtcaaagccagaggccaactgcaaagtttcttggagtgttaatggctcccagtgaggaccgttcctgacaaacctcctgcggggctggttacagcagaaaactcccggcagagatgacagggaaacaaaggccctgtcagtgtggaacagattctgagcaaacctgggtgtgttacatggagcaaagggccacgccctgacccccagcccctgggaagtcagatgctgttcctcagggctcttcctggggcagggtgatgtggggatgggcaatgccaagggcaggactatggtccaacccctgccaggctctcggctggggaaggggaggccatgagacccagtgctggaaggggaaggggcttcctcatggccaccagtggcagagacaccagccagagccaagggcagagagagctcagctctgctgggggatgctcagactttgctcacccctctgtcgtctccaccacaggctgtcccaccgtgtcccacacctgcacctctttctctgccggccggagacgtccacccagctaccacacccagctctcccctgagcatctcccttcctttcctgagatctctgcgtcctccctgcctgctccttgacacacaaagcctggggctgctccagtctccctcggggtgacctgttccaccacagcactgcccttccagggacattgctctgtgcccagcctgggcctcctcagctgcatttggtggcattagtcctttctcacgctgtatcttactacaaaggaaaattcttgtcctgatgcccccacctccaccccttttatccctccctatcccattggtttgctcccttcagacatctcatccctggcatctctttcatgtcctctctggggtccccaaatcccctcccttgaatccctcccgaggcctttccttccctctctcccctcactccttcactgtccatcctgtcccctgcaggagtgtccccggatcccctgccttgatcccccactcccaaacactctccaatcccattgggtttgtcctctgcactcctcttccttctgtccccaacagccactctgcttgcagtctccgtgtccctccacttgaattcctttcatcctcacttgcactcgacacagtcctgtcccggcaacccctccagccccgtaccctggtgtccactaattccccccagtgccctgtctttgggtctcccccacctccacccctcccctttggaggacatgaattcctcactctctccgtgtctccgtccccacccctggcccttgcatggacaggtatccccggggacacttggaggaatggggctgggcagggcagaagggattttcctgctcagaccagggggaagccatgggcctgtggggattggggaaagctgtgcccacccccagcccaccaagatccagtccagagcacccctttgctcttcttccccaggcattcctcaaagcgagagcaggttatggcgtggtggtaattagtgggggggacttggagggcctccagtctggggaactggaggacactttggttctcccatcccttgctggtactggagacatcccagcaaccattgaggtcttgtggtgtctctacagggggaactgaaaaaggcaggcaccatgagttctgctgccctcagaccctcccctcccatggccatgacactccagggcatcccagtgtgccccagtaacagcctgggttttaccacctaagcctcggaagcccttgttcccacactctgaccccgtccccctgagtccctatcctaaccctgacttggtctgtctggcccttgggggcagcacaggccctgcagggttctagagcagccgtaaggccttggaagcggaacgtgaggtgacctgtatctgatcccctcgtgggccacgaggaggagctggtgtggagcgctgggatgagctcagctgtgcctcaggatctcgtgggccagcagcaggtgcatggctgtgaaggcagctgtgaggtcacacctgccgcaatccctggcaggccagcagcaggcttgggtgctggtttgcacaaggacatggttttgatcccggtgcagggagctgtgcagatcccccccctggaactgttctctcattgtgcccctgtgagctctttccgtgttaccagttacagtgctgctctcacaagggttttcttgctcctgctgcccccaacagcggatgttcccacgggcgtgtgctgctgcttttgtataaaggtcaggacatgccgatggcgggatggccaggggcaggtgggaccttcctgcactcttctgtcttacaatcaagttgaactgacgcccaagggatacactcagcccaacagggcctgaaggcccagctgtacatggagcacagcccggcacagcccaggcctggctctgctcaggtttgctgtgctgagcatcacggactcttcagggcacaggggtcttctgctcaggatcagccaacctcctgatgaaggacagcaggaggatgaagtctcctctggacagctggaggaaggacacaggtttaggccctggtactccgcggggacttggaagtccatggacctctgctagccagcctgggttgaagggaaggtggacagtgatccctgactgcacctgggggaatgctctcctctacctgcacattcccagctggccctggagccagctgcattgctgggggaccctgaaactctctgggcttcagtcagtagaaacctcctgaagctttacgagggcaagtggccagtcctgcatttggggacagaacaaccccagagctgggggcacgctgggacctgaccggcggagcagtgaccccgaggagaagggcctgggcatccctcgggatgccatccaaggcagaggggcgtgtccccgtgaggaaggccagctgcccatggggctgcgttaggggcatgtggccagctcagacaaggcagttcccatcagcactgtggtggccacatcatgactggggtgtctggggtggggctccctgtgctgaaggaatggggaggaactggagaggctccagagcagagctgccaggacggggtgtggggacttggtggagaggctgagaaacctgggctgcttgagcctggtgaggtgcagcctcagggcactgtacaaacagcctgcagctgcttgaaggggggtttctgagtgatggagcatttctcggTAGTCGGAAGAGAACgaaatctcaaca
Encoded proteins:
- the LOC141974226 gene encoding olfactory receptor 14A16-like, which produces MSNGSSITEFLLLAFADRRELQLLHFWLFLGISLAALLGNGLIITAIACDHRLHTPMYFFLLNLSLLDLGSISTTLPKAMANSLWHNRHISYLGCAAQTFFFFFFATAEFSLLTIMSYDRYVAICKPLHYGTLLGSRACVHMAAAAWGTGCLYSLLHTANTFSLPLCQGNTLDQFFCEIPQILKLSCSHSYLREVGLIMVSACLAFGCFVFIVVSYVQIFRAVLRIPSEQGRHKAFSTCLPHLAVVSLFVITDIFAHLKPPSVSSPSLDLVVSFLYSVVPPVVNPLIYSMRNQELKQTLKKLIQSAVSQHH